The genomic window TGCTCCTTTGGAGACAAGATTCCTCGCAACTTTCACAAGAGCCCATAGAGCCATCTCGGATTTTGGACAGATTGAATCGCTGtactctagaactagtaggTACCCGACCACCCAACCCATCACTGACAAGACAACAAAGACTGCAGTGCGAGAACATGCCTCCCAACTCGCCATTCCACCCGTTCCCCTCGGCCGACGCCTGGCACGCAGCCAACATCAAGCGCCTCGCCGTGGGGTGCGGGCTGGGCGCCATCGAGGACCGAGACCTCCCCGGCATCAACCTGCGGCTGTGCCAGGAGTGCGACCGCGTCTTCGAGGCGACCAACCTGCTGACGGCCCGCCTGGACGAGCGGCGCTACACGTGCTGGGCGCCCGAGTGCGTCGCCCGCTGCGGGGACTACTACATCCAGTGGCCCGAGCTGCGCGCCTCGGTGGTGGGCGGCTTCCGCGCCGCCGACGTGGGTCCCGCCGTGGAGAGGCTCGTCCGCCACAAGCACGAGGAGCACCTGCGGCTGGTGGAGGAGCTGGCGAGGAGGTTGGCCGAGGGGGCaagtgctggtgctggtgcggcGTCGAATGGCCAGCAGCAGAGGGACGCCGCGACGGTGTTGAGGCAGGCGTGGCAGCGTTCTCGGCAGCTGGACCCGGCCAACAAGTGAATCCAGGTGAGTGACGGGAGTGACGTACCGAGAGTGACTAACCCTGGTGGTGTCAGATCATTTGAGACTCGAGTCTACAAAAGGTATGTAGCACGCTCCTTTGCTTGCATCCACTCAATCAGATGTAATCATTTCTCCCGGCTCAATTTGCCAACAAGCAAGTATCCTGCATCCTCGTGTTGAAAAGTTGCCAAGTTCAATCTTGCATCAAGCATTCGCGGGCGAAAATGTCAAAAAAGGGTGCCAAATTACGGGGAATTGACTGCAAAATGCCAAAAACGCCCAGACAGCAGACCTGACACTTCATTTTGCTGGAAGCGAGATACGCGGAGCTGATGCACGCCCAGAGGCGGAACCGTCGTATAGATATATTAGCTGACCACCTCGGCATTTTTAATTGCTCCCGTTTCCGTACCTTTGCAATCGTAATCTATTTTCTTTCCCGCCTCAGCCCTGCCCAAATGGTTAATATACGGCAATATGCTGTCAGCTAAGCTTATATAATTCTCAACTCGGTGACAGCGGCGTGAAATTGGAGAACCAAAGAGTAGACGACCACGAAACGAGACGAGGCGCAGGAACCAGAAAAGGGCACATATTGTTTCTTTTAATCAATTGTGCTTATACAGCAGAGGATGGTCCCGTGATTCATGTTTGTCATTCTAGAATGTGACTTGGTACATGTGGCAAACGCCGCAAACCTGCACGCGTAGCAGGGCGGAAAGACGAGACGACCCCGGTTTCGCTGTCAAAGTGTCGCTGCACCGTAGCGGGGAAATCGACCGCGACGCTTTTGACTGCCAAATATCCCCATGGGGGTTGTAGCTTCAGGTGGCGGAGATGGCCATTCGTGCGCGAATTCCACCCATAAAAGAAGCCTCGTTGGAGTGCTCTTTCCCCGGAAAGAAATCCAGGAGAAGCCGACAAAAACTGCAAGAACAACCAATAGACTACCCCTCCAGCACTTGCCTGGTGAGTTTGGTATTTTAAAATATACATGTGTCGTAGGTAGCATCATGTCTCCCCCGCACGTAATCCTACCCAAAAACGGGACGGCTCACGATGCAACCCGGCCGCCTGCTGCATGGTGTGTATTCGCAGGACTCGTCGAGGCTTAGCCCACGCTGCTCTGGTGGTCAGCAAATCCTCCCCCGAGGGGGGTCATGGGGGACACGGCAGAGGGTATCTGACCCACACTTTTGTCGGCGAGGGCTCCCGAGTACGTAACTTGAGCATGTAATTATTtctgtacttttttctggACAAGTGGTGGTAGCGAGGAATGGGTCGATTGGCGACCGACAAGCGACGGAATCCAATATGGATACGCCCGTCGGCCGCTGCAGCAAACAAGTCTAAccaggggtttgttttgcggCTCCTCTTGTACGCCATGATCTAGAATATTTGCCCAGACGAGATAAAGGATACTACTTTGACAGATGCTCGTGTTCTAGGTACATTGCTCAACTCGGCTTAAAAGTCCAGCACCAGTACGTCGCCATTGCGGCTTCCACTTTAGGACTCTCCATCCTCCTTTACCAATAGTCGCATCCCAGAGGCACACACTCGGACTTTTTGATGACACCCTCAGGCGCAAATATTGGTTCTTGGAAGGACGGGACATGCGGCGCTAGGTATGGTCTGAGAGCCCACCCTGaatgagagagaaaaaaagaccagaGCTGAACACTCACGAGATGCCTGCGCCTTTTCGCTTCCTGCTATTGCACCACCCCGGGACTCCCGTTGATCCTAACTTTCCAGGGAGTGCCGATCTCGGTGTCGTCCATGTCGTGGGATGCTTCAGTGCTGCCTGTTCTCTCTAGCTCTAGTCCAAAGGGCTTCCATACCGACCGAGATCATGTATAAAACGGGGTCAAGCCGACAGGCCATCGTGTCTCTTTTGGTGATACGAACCAGCCATCTCTCCATTCCCACAGACTGCATAGCAACACCCCCACACATTACCTTCCACACACATCACCACATCACCTTGCACATATCCTCCCACTCCACAAACCCCTCCCAACCCTTCCAAAAAATGAGGCTGGCacccaccctcctcctcctccccctGGCCACCGCAGCGCCGACCAGCCCCCTCGAGCGTCGCCAGACCCTCCCGGTGGGCGACCAGATCCAGATCCAGAGCGTGACGGTGGCGGGCAACGGCTGCCCGCCGGGCACCTTCACCAGCCAGGTCAGCCTGGACCGGACGGCGGTGACGCTGGGCTTTGACCAGTTCGCAGCGGAGCTGACGCCGGCGTCGGACCGCGACAAGACGTGCGCCGTGGTGGTGCAGGCCCGCTACCCCGTCGGCTGCATCACGGCCGTGGTCGAGAACACGCAGCACGGCTTCGCGGAGctgcccgccgccgtcgtcggcaGCCTGCAGGCCGCCTACGCCGTCACCCCCGGCAGGATCGTCGGGTCCGCCGCCTCCCAGACCAGCCTCAGCGGCGCCGCCTACGTCTTTGGCCAGCCCTGGCTCAAGACCGACCGCATCTCCACCGCCGTGTCCGCCACCTCGACCAGTCGGGATGTGTTCATGGTGGTCAACTTTAGGGACCTGCTCACCACGAGCGGCGGCGCCACGCTGGCGAGTCTCAGGACCGACGACATGACCATTGCGTTTACGGATCAGCGCCGGTCGTCTGGGCAGTGGTGAGTTTGCTGCATCCTCGAAGAAACGATGGTGGAAACATGGTGGAAAGATGGAGAGACTGCTAACACGAGTCGCACAGCTGAGTTGCGTTTCGGCACCGGATACAAGACGGCAGGTTCCAGACTTGAAAAGGGTGGGATCGCAAGTAATGACCAAAGGCGGTAATTAGCATCTTGGCAGAGGAGCCCCCTGGGGAAAAAAGTGGCTCTCGCATTCGTGTACAATAATAGCAAATGGTATCGTGCAAGTaaacaaacaacaacaaaacaagaTCAGCACAGCCCCATGTCCTGAAACAAATCCTCAGCCCTGACGTCCAGCACCGCCGGCCTCGCGTCCTCGATGCCGAACCCAGCCAGTATCACGTCGTCCAGGTACCCGTGGTAGCCCTGCCCCGGCCTCATCCAGTTGAGCGACGTGATGTAAAACATCTCGGTCCTCTCCGGCGCCCTCCTCCGCCCGGGGATCCACAGCGGCCGCCGCGACACGGCGTGCAGCGCAAACGGCGCCTCCTGCCGAAACAGCACCACGTACGCCTCGTACGAGCTCCGGAACCCGCGGTAGCGCTTGTGCTGCACCACGGTCGCGATGAAGGTGTTGCCCGCCGACGGCTCGCAGCCCGCCtcgccgcgccggcacatgGTGACGGCCAGCGAGTTGGTCGACTGGTGCACcgagtcgtcctcgtcgcccgGCCCGGACAGGAACGAAACCCTCTCCAGGGCCGGCAGGTGGCGCCCCATGCACGCCccgtccgccgccgccgtgtcCGGGCCCAGGTCCCTGCCCACGCTGCCGTCCGCGTTCAGCCGGCCCAGCACCCGCCTCGGGTGCATGGCGTGGTGCGCGTGCATGGCGCCGTCGCGGTCCCAAAAGACGAAAAAGTTCTTTTCAACCGGCGAGTAGCCGTCGCCGAGCGGCCGCTGCATCTCGGTGCCGCGCGCAAAGAGCTCGCCCGCCATCGTGATGGTCTTGTCCACCGGCGCCACACCCGTCTgggcgtcgtcggcgtcgtcgagctgctgctgctgctgctcgccCCAGCGGCTCACCAGCCGGAAATCCTGTATCCACTGCCCAAAGCACGTGAACCCCGAGTTGCTCCCGTACGACACCAGGGGGACCCCGCCACGGGGGCCCAGGAAGACGCGCGCGTCGTGGGGGCCCTGGTTGATCTGCAGCAGCTCCAGCGCGGGCCTGGCCGGATCGTCGCAGGCATTGCCCCTGGTCTTGGTCGGCTCgatggccagcgcgacggGGAAGGTGACGCAGGCCAGCTCGCCGCGGCGGTTGACGGCCGCGTCGCACGTGAGCTCGGTAAACCTTCCGAACGAgtcgggcggcggcgggtgcTCCTGCGCCACCATGACGTACGTGTCCCTCTTGGTCGGGTGCGGCAGCACGTTTGGGTTGATGGCGCTGCGGCCGCCGAACACGAGCCGCGTGAAGGGCCTCTTGGCCTCCTTCAGGCCTGCCCCCGGCGCTTTGGGTGCCCCGACAGGGTCCAGGGCCCCCGAAGAAGAGACGACGACGTGCGTCTCCGGGACCGCCTGAGATGCGCCATCAAAGGCATCAATCGGCGGCAGCAAATCGCCGAGCTTTTCGGGCGCCGTCTGCGTGGTGACCATCTGAGCTGCGTCGGGCGGCGAATGAGGTTTTTCTTCATGTCGCTGCGGGattgcggctgctgctgctgctcccccTGCTGCGGGAATGTCGCTGCCGTCGTCTGTCTCAATGTGCTTTGCTACAGCTGCGTCTTGGAGATTCGGCCTCGCGCCCCATTTCGCCGACACCGGGTGTGCCCATAGCAGCTGCTGGCTCGGCTGCTGGACGGTGGTGTGTTTTCGGATCAGACGAATGCTGAGGAAGATGGCTGTGATCAGGGGCACGTATAGGACGAAGAATCGCCTTGCCTCCCTGAAAACCATGATCCTTCACACTGTCTTTCGATTTTTTAACTGACTAAGAAAATCAAGGAACCCAGCTTCTATTtccgtctttttttgtttttcttgctttttttgaCTCGACCCAACAGAAACTTTCAGATGGGGCGACTGACTACTGAGCTCAAGGAGGtttctttgctttgctttgggAGTGTGTTTTGCGTCCCCCCAGTGCCGACGGAAATGAGTAGCGGAATTACAATAATAGGTCACGACCACTACTCATTTCTGCAGCAGCGACAGTTGACAGCTCCCAGAGATTTGGCGCCCTCTGGAACGGGTAAAACGGATCTGTACGGTCCCGACGATccagctaggtacctacccaaggtacctggGTAGGGATGCTAAGCGGCCTGGACACCTGTCAAGGACGGCTTGACGGGAAGCTTCGTTGTAGCGTGCGAACTCTGCTAAAAACCCCCTGCACTaacctcgaggtttgcgTGGTTTGCGTGGTTTGCATGATTTGCAAACTCGGTTCTTTAGCTCCCTTTCACTAGCGCTGCACAGCTTTGCAAAAGGTTTCTGGGACGGGAGTGCCCAGTACCTTGTACTGCGCAGATACCGTACGTCGTAGTAAACGCAAAAATGCTGATTGAGATCTACCGCAACGACCCACTGCAGacataaggtaggtaggtacataaCCTTCCTTACCTGGTAATTCAACCCGAACCACACGGGTGGCAGGTTCGGGTTTGTTTAACCCCAAACGTTTTGACATGTGGTTTGTAGGCAAAGCCCCTCCCCTCTCTCTCCCCCGCCGATCGCATCGATTTACGCAGCAGAGGCAGCATGGTAGTTGAATGTTTTTTGACGAATGATGGCCGGCAGGTGGGAAAGACGTGCGAATTGCAAAAACCATGGCAGCCGAAAGATGTGCATTCTACTGGAGCTAGACTAGGCCGATTCTGGACTAGACCAAGCCCTGGTTCCTGCTTGAACCCCCACCACTGACTGGTTGGACAGGGCGTGGAGTGGGAAACAGGGGGGAGGGTTGACGATCTCAAATGCTCTTCGCTTCCCAAGATGGAAATCACCCCCCAATAGTTGAACCGGGGGTGTTCGATcatgcggggaaaatacgccGGGGTGTGGGGGAAGTATTGAAGCGTACCCGCTCTTCTCGAATGTCCCGACATGGGCCGGCATGTGATATTGACTCGTTATCCTGTACGGCAAatttgttccttttttttatgaTTGTACTGCGTGTATCTATCGTTCCTCATACAAGTACGTCATGTATACCAATCAAGACTATCGTGCCATGTATGTAAATTTCCACAGGAAATGGAGAAAGGGGGCAGATCGGGAGCAAAAAGACAAACGTGGGAATAGTCCAGACcaccaagaagaaaagaaaagagaaaaaagcaaaataGGCAACAGACCACGCTTCAATTTTGACAATCGTCTAGGAAACGACTGGGCTGTTGCAAAATGCAAATACAGCCCCAATTaataagaaagaaaagagatagaaaaaaaaaaagaccacccAAAAATGCAAACATGACATCATACCACTACGCCTCCCCTATCGCCTTGATAGGCTTGGGAGCCAGCGTCTTGCCATACAACCACTGCGAGAAGCGCACGCTGGGCTCGTCCACGAACCGCGTCACCAGCTCCGACACCCACAGCGTCAGCGGCAGCAGGACCAGGTGCGGCAGCAGGTAGCCCAGCTCCATCCCGAAAGGCCCCGTCTTGGGCAGCGGGAACTTGTCGACCCAGCCCGGCAGGTTCTTGACCTGCTCCTCGCCGTGCCACCCGGCAGCCGTGTAGATGCGGTCCCCGACCAGCCAGATGATGGGCCCGTGGGCCAGGTACAGACCGTACGAGATGCGGCCCAGGTACTGGCAGAAGCGCGTCTCGAAGAAGCGCTTGAGCGGCGGCAGGCGCGGGATCACGGCGATGGCGATGGAGGCCGCCACGAAGAGGTAGAACCACTTGTAGTCAAACACTGCCTGCGGCTTGAGGAACGACAGGTAGTACCAGCCCCGGTTGGTCCGGAGGGTCTCGATCTTGAGGTCGTGGGACGGGACGCCGCCCAGGTAGACGGCCAGGGCAAAGAGGTGCCACATGACGAGCTTCTTGACGGGCCCGACGCCGCTATACCTCGCCAGGAGCGACGGCAGCTCCCCCCTCGCCGACAGCAGGTCGATTTCGCATTGAAACATGCCCATGATGAACATGGCCCCGTACCACCCGTCGGCAATGTACATAAAGTAGTACATCAGACCAACCATGCACAAGAGTCGCGCGTTGCGGGTGCATCGAGACAGTGCAATCAGGGTGGTGTACACCACCACGGAGCCTTTGAACTCTGCCGGTATCGACCACAGGTGAGGGTTGTACCGAAACCAGGGGTCCCCGCCCTGCGTGAAGACAAAGGTGAAATTCTTGCCCTCCGAGTACCAGCGCCAGAGCTCGTCCCTAAACGTCTTTTCGTGCACCATGCCGTACACCCAGATCCGGCTGACGTTCCAGAACGCCATGAAAGCAAACGTCGTCACGATCAGCGGTATGTACAGCCGCAGCCACCTCCTGAAGAGGGCGGACCCGACGTTCTCCGAGAGGCGGCCATGGTCGCCGGCGTGGATGAGCGACAGGGGCTTGGTCGACAGGACGTAGCCGGATATGATGAAAAATATGGCGACGGCAAAGTGGCCACCGATAAAAAATGCCCTCACCCCGGGGAGCGTGGCGAGGTAGACTTGGCCGTTGGTGCCAAACGAGGACTCCAGCACGTTGTGATCCTTTTGGCTGTGCGCCCACAGTTGATGGTGCTGCAGGTAGACCATGAACGCGGCAAAGCCACGGACGCCGTCGAGATACGCCGTCCGTCTCAGGTCGCCCCGTGCCGTCTGAGGGCTTCTTGCTCGCCACAGGAGCGAAGATGCCGCTCGGCCGAGAAAactcttgccgccgccggccggaATGCCGCCCTTGAGGCTGCCGATGGGACTAAGGCTGCCATCGCTGGACGCGCTACTCAGGTTGTCGTAGTAGAGCTCATCCTTTGTTTCCTCCCATTGGCCACCGCCGTCGAGTATGCCTTGGTTTGGCGGCATTTCCTTTTTATTTCTTGATTTCTTCGGTGTAGCGAATGTATGCCTCCCCGAAAGGAAGGTAATGTGATGTGTCAAAATGTGAGTTTGTTCGCCGAGATGGATTGAGACGGGAAGAAGCAACCGTTGGTTTTGGAGGGGAATATCTGCTGTCTCGGTCCAGTagagagaacaaaaaaaaactcaaaaaAGCCCTCTTCAGACGGAAGACACGTCTTTTGCAGTGGCTGAGCAAAAGATCAATCAAAGGGCCCGAGCGGATCAATACTGGTTGGTGGTGGTTTGCCCTTGGTTTTGGTTGTTATCTTTTTTGTTAAAGTCATTCACCCAGACTTTGTTGAATACGACTCATAACATTTTCACTCCGAACTTGATAGTAAGAAAGCTTGCAATGGTCATACCCACCCGGCCGACTGGTAAACGTTATAGAAGGGGGGTGGCCTACGTCACGCTAAAACAGTCGAGGTCTGTAGTTGGAAACCACGCCGTGTCTCGGTAGCTGCACCGCTCGGAGTGACGGGATGCGATGCAACAATTGTGGCAGTGGTAGGATGGGACGGGCGGGAGGAAATCGGATGGATCGAAGGCAAGCCGCTTATTCTGCGTATTTTGTTTGCTGACAAGTGCCAGGATTTGCGAGTTGAAATCAAAAAAGTGCGTAAGCGAGCCACCGTGGATTTTTGGACAACGAAAATGGAAATAGGCCCAAAGAGGCCGTCAAACAAAACGGATTCGACAATGCCGGGGAAGTGGTCCCACTGAattgtaaaaaaagaaaagctgcCGAGGTTGATGAGGGGTTATCGATGTTTGTTTGTGACCCAATAACGACTGTATGCGAGGTAGGtaccaggtaggtaggtaggtaggtaccggtAGATAAGTTGTGTGGTTACTGGCAACAAAAGTTACTTCGCAAGGTAGTACCAGAGTACAGGTCTTGCTTGTCACACTGCAGCATGTCGTCTTCGCCAAGCGAGCTATCAAGATGGGGGTGTGTGGCGGGCCGGCTTACTTGCTGCGGCAATAGCGTGGGTGATCCAAAAACATTTGCACAAGGTTTAGAATGCCTGCTCGCATTGGCGGGTGTAACGGGGAATTACAGCTTGCTGCTTGCTGCTTGCTGTGCTTGCTGGTCCCTCGCGCTCTGACTAGGAAGCGCCGCGCATCCTGCATCGAGATTTACTTACTGTACAGCAGCTCAAGAACCTGACATGAGATTTCAGACGTCGTTTACTCTGGTATTACATCTGACGACCTTGAATTACACTTTTTGCCTTTGTTACAGTACAAATGCCCTTGGGTCATTTATCCGAGAGTCGCTGACAGAGGAACATTCATGCATACTGTGTCGGGAAAAATCTCCTACCAGTGGAGTAAGTAGTAGACAAAAAGGAAGGGGAGAGACTTTACAAATTAGAAAGCCGAGAGGGCGATCCATGCTTGCGAGAGAGAGATCGCTTCCTACCTTACCCACTTAGCGTGGCGTTTAGCTCGTCAATTCACCCAAAAGGAGGCAGCTTAGCAATCTTAGGTACCTGCCCCAAGGTAGATACGCTCTGAGCCTGCCAGGCACTCGATCCGTAGAAAATCGCTCGTCCCTGACAGATTGTACTTCGTAGTCCGCCAGTAGTGTGTCTCACACCACGCTCGCCATCTCCAGCCCCACCCCCCGACACACATGCCAGACCGCCACCGTTGAACGGCCCTGAAAAAGCATCTCATCTGCGGGTGGCCACTCAGGGGCCCTAAGCTGCCTTGGTCTTAAATTGTCCATGTcactccaaaaagaagtcaaaaaaaggaagataataaaaaaaaagaaagtcaaAAACCCAGCCCTTGACATAATCAAAATCATCCAATTTGTCGTTTTGATTCGTGCAGCCTTGAAGGTTAATCGAATCCGTCCGCGTCCGAGAACGTGGGGCCCAAATTGAGTTCCCTGCTTGCCCTGAGAAGCGCAAACGGTTCCCAGGGTACGCGTTCCTTGTTCTCGAAGAAATTTACCTCTTCTTTTGCCGTCGATACGATTATCAGCCTGTCACGCTAAAATAACAAGGCAGGGGTGTTGTTGAATAATCCGACCTCGAATTGTGCacaccagaaaaaaagagaaaaaaaaaacccctacagagtaacaaacaaaaataaaacatcACGTCATTGGAGTGCCAGGGCGGTTCGATAGATGCGGCCAattatttccctttttttttccgaaCTGAACTTCCAAATCCTCTCGAGCGGCGGTCTGCTGTTTCTTTGTACCACAGTCGGTTTACTGTGCTTACTTTTGTGCTAGTCCCCGTACCGAGTGATACTGTACACTCATGCACCGCGGCATTCCCCCTCACTCAGCGTCGTGCCGTATGGGGTACAGTACAGGGATAACGAGTTGTTAGTGTTCAGTAGTACTGTACCTTTTTTGCAAGTCCGCTGTAGTCCAGCCGAGTCGATTGGCCAGGGACAGACTCCACCGCCCACGAAGCGCGACAAGATCCCTGTCTACAATCGCAGCGCAACAAACATCAATTTCCATGTTGGGAAATCTGTTGTCCAGTCGGGGTTCTTGTCACCCTTTGCGATGGCGGTCCCCCGCCCCCCGCAAAACGCCTGCAATTTCTACTGGGTCCAAATCTGCAAGCCTCAAGCCTGGTTCTGGTCTGCCCAAGCTCGCAAGGTACCATTGAGATTGAAGATGCACCAACTCAACTCACTCGTATCCTGTGGCGTAATGCGCTTCCCGAAGCATGCTTGCTACCCACATCCCCCTCCCCCATACGTCGTACGTCCATTCTCCCCCCCTCGGCTCAAACTCCCCTCCAGAGATGGTGCCGGGTTACATCAAACAGTTTGGTTAATGCGGAATTAATTTTTTTAGGCAGTCATTCACGTGCTACTTTCGTTAGTATCGTAGTCCTAGCCTAGCATCGCTTATCGGCGACCCGGGTGATGGTAAGGAAAagctggatttttttttcctcttttcgTTGGTTACCCCTGACAGACCTGATGGCGTGCCACCCCCCGGGGGAACCTAAGccagagagaaagagagagagagagagagagacagaTGGCCCTTTGGGGGCGTGACGTTATTGTTGCTATTTTTCCCACCTTTGTTTCCCCCGTCCGGTCCGCGCGTTGCGCCTCCGACTCGAAAATATCAGACTCGAAACTTTTGGTCCTTTAATCGTCTCGATTTCTACAGTGTCACCTCGTGTCCTGCACTACACGTTTTGATGCCTCTTGTGCTTGCTCGCCTTgtcgtccttcttcgtccgTGCTACAGGATTGTATAAACTCAAAAAAGTTCATTGCTGGGCATTTTGTCAAAAATCGTCATCGTCCCTCTGATCCATCATCCATCCCCAGGCATTCTTCTCTATTCtttggacaaaaaaaaaggtgctgGTCGGGATAGAAGCAGCTATCCTATCCCTCAACTCATCATTCTTTTTGAGTTGACACCATCCCCaggaaagaacaaaaagcatCAACCTGTTTACCAACCTTGGCAGTCGATATCTTGGGCTCTGACGTCTGTCTTGAGCTTCTACAACATTGCAGAACAATAAAACTACAAGAGGCAGCTAGGAAGAGGCTTGGAAGAGGTCGAGCCAAAAGAGACAgatctttattttttcttttatacAAACCGTCCTCGTGAGGACAGGGCCAGCGGCCACATTCGCACTTTGATACCCACTCACACactcacacacacacacacattcATCCTTCAATCATGGGCTCCCCAAGACTTCTGGgctcgcccctatctccgctCTCCCCAAAGATGGGCATGGGCAACCTCAAGCCGGCCATCAGCCTCCGGAACCGCCTACCAACACAAATCAGGCGCTGCCTGCCCTTGTATCTGGCGTGCATCTGCATCATCCTCCTCATACTCAACGCCGACATTGTCGGCATCTCGGTGCCCGGGACCGGCGTGGGCGGACGCGGGAGGGGCCTCGCCATCAGGAGAGAGGCCTACAAGGACTACCTcagcaagggcaagaagctcCAGGGGGCGGGATCCGTGCCGGCCAAGTTCCCGCGCAAGATATGGCAGACGTGGAAGGTGGACCCCATGTCGTTTGCGGAGCGGGACTCCCTCACCGCGAGGACGTGGACGGCGCGGAACCCAAACTTTCGCTACGAGGTGCTGACCGACGACAACGACATGGGCTACGTCGAGTACCACTTTGGGCCGGACGGCTTCGACAGGCCCGACATTGTCGAGTTTTACCGCAACGTCAACGCCACCATCATCAAGGCCGACCTGCTGAGGTATATTGTCATGTACGCCGAGGGTGGCGTCTATGCCGACATCGACGTCGAGGCGCTCAAGCCGGTGCACCGCTTCATCCCCGAGAGGTACAACGAGGAGGACATCGACCTCGTGATCGGCGTCGAGATTGACCAGCCGCAGTTCCGAAGCCACCCCATCCTCGGCTCCAAGAGCCAGTCCTTTTGCCAGTGGACCTTTATGGCCAAGCCGCGCCTGACCGTCATGCTCAACCTCATCGAGAACATCATGAGCTGGCTCAATGACGTCGCCGTCGAGCAGGGCGTCGGCGTCTCCGAGGTCCAGCTCGACTTTGACAAGGTCATCTCGGGCACCGGACCGTCCGCCTTCACCATCGCCGTGCTCGAGGACATGAACATGCGCATGAAGCTCGAAGAGGCCGGCGGCCGCCTGGCCAAGAGGCCCTCAAAGTCGGGCAAGGAGATCACGTGGGACGACTTTCACGACCTGGACGAGTCCAAGGTGGTCAGCCGCATCCTGGTGCTCGACGTCGAGGCCTTTGCCGCCGGCCAGGGCCACTCCGACTCTGGCAACCACAACGCGAGGGGCGCCCTGGTCAAGCACCACTACCACGCCTCCAACTGGCCCAGCCGACACCCGCGCTTCAGCCACCCGGCCTACGGCGAGGTCGAGCGCTGCAACTGGGATCCCGTCTGCGTCGCAAAGTGGGACAGGGACGTTGCCGAGTTCAAGAGCCTGTCGTCagaagagcagcagcagaggatAGCGTCGCGCCAGTTCTGAT from Pyricularia oryzae 70-15 chromosome 4, whole genome shotgun sequence includes these protein-coding regions:
- a CDS encoding initiation-specific alpha-1,6-mannosyltransferase, which encodes MGSPRLLGSPLSPLSPKMGMGNLKPAISLRNRLPTQIRRCLPLYLACICIILLILNADIVGISVPGTGVGGRGRGLAIRREAYKDYLSKGKKLQGAGSVPAKFPRKIWQTWKVDPMSFAERDSLTARTWTARNPNFRYEVLTDDNDMGYVEYHFGPDGFDRPDIVEFYRNVNATIIKADLLRYIVMYAEGGVYADIDVEALKPVHRFIPERYNEEDIDLVIGVEIDQPQFRSHPILGSKSQSFCQWTFMAKPRLTVMLNLIENIMSWLNDVAVEQGVGVSEVQLDFDKVISGTGPSAFTIAVLEDMNMRMKLEEAGGRLAKRPSKSGKEITWDDFHDLDESKVVSRILVLDVEAFAAGQGHSDSGNHNARGALVKHHYHASNWPSRHPRFSHPAYGEVERCNWDPVCVAKWDRDVAEFKSLSSEEQQQRIASRQF